From a region of the Oryza sativa Japonica Group chromosome 6, ASM3414082v1 genome:
- the LOC4341323 gene encoding UDP-glycosyltransferase TURAN isoform X3, translating to MEVDIVANGGSDPHLLLRENPLIHIHEMKSVQLTGISKISGALSMLLKAAIQFIILIWYLCFKIPRPDVFIVQNPPSVPTLAAVKLASGLRGAKSIVDWHNFGYTLLGLSHGRSHIIVKIYFWFEKHFGRMADGAFCVTKAMKHELDKKWGINATVLYDQSPEFFHPASLTEKHELFSRLGNSICSAMGNDDCISIEKEVEDRNTTVFTGRVDGEIFLKPNRPALVVSSTSWTPDEDFSILLEAALMYDRRVAATLGEDDSMDEGKLWIDIKNGKQFVYPRLLFIITGKGPDRKKYEEQIKRLKLRRVSFRTMWLASEDYPLLLGSADLGVSLHTSSSGLDLPMKVVDMFGCGLPVCAASFSCIDELVKVNNNGLLFSTSSELADELTMLFKGFPEECDELKSLKVGALNTGSSSKWSTEWERYALPLVNQVIG from the exons ATGGAAGTGGACATTGTTGCAAATGGAG GAAGTGACCCACATCTATTATTGAGAGAAAATCCATTGATTCACATCCACGAAATG AAATCAGTGCAGTTAACAGGAATATCAAAGATATCTGGTGCCCTGTCAATGCTACTTAAAGCCGCCATCCagtttatcatattgatttggTACCTTTGTTTCAAGATTCCTCGCCCTGATGTCTTCATTGTTCAG AATCCACCCTCTGTTCCAACATTGGCTGCTGTAAAACTGGCTAGCGGGCTAAGAGGTGCTAAGTCTATTGTGGATTGGCATAACTTTGGATATACACTGCTCGGGTTGTCTCATGGCAGAAGCCATATCATAGTTAAAATCTACTTCTG GTTCGAGAAGCATTTTGGACGGATGGCTGATGGTGCCTTCTGTGTTACAAAAGCAATGAAACATGAGCTTGATAAAAAATGGGGAATCAA TGCAACGGTTCTTTATGATCAATCTCCTGAATTTTTCCATCCTGCTTCATTGACAGAGAAACATGAA TTGTTTAGCAGGTTGGGGAATTCCATTTGTAGTGCTATGGGCAATGATGATTGCATCTCCATTG AGAAAGAAGTGGAAGACAGGAACACTACTGTATTTACAGGCCGGGTCGATGGTGAAATTTTCTTGAAGCCTAACAGACCAGCTCTTGTTGTCAGCAGCACAAGCTG GACACCAGATGAAGATTTCAGCATACTTTTGGAAGCTGCACTTATGTACGATAGACGCGTTGCTGCAACTTTAGGAGAAGATGATTCAATGGATGAGGGGAAACTTTGGATTGATATTAAGAATGGGAAGCAATTTGTCTACCCAAGACTGCTATTCATTATCACTG GTAAAGGACCTGATAGGAAGAAGTATGAGGAGCAAATAAAGAGGTTGAAACTGAGGCGTGTTTCCTTCAGGACCATGTGGCTTGCGTCAGAGGACTACCCTCTTTTGCTTG GATCGGCTGATCTTGGTGTATCATTACATACATCCTCTTCAGGGCTAGACCTACCTATGAAG GTGGTTGATATGTTTGGATGTGGATTACCAGTTTGTGCTGCTTCATTCTCCTG CATTGACGAGCTTGTAAAAGTAAATAATAATGGACTTCTTTTCTCAACATCTTCTGAGCTCGCCGATGAACTTACG ATGCTCTTTAAGGGGTTTCCAGAAGAATGCGATGAGTTGAAATCCCTCAAGGTTGGTGCCTTGAATACTGGGTCATCTTCAAAATGGTCGACAGAATGGGAACGTTATGCACTCCCCTTGGTGAATCAG GTCATAGGTTGA
- the LOC4341323 gene encoding UDP-glycosyltransferase TURAN isoform X1, with protein sequence MATAVEAGRRRRAAAVVLGDIGRSPRMQYHSLSLANQGGMEVDIVANGGSDPHLLLRENPLIHIHEMKSVQLTGISKISGALSMLLKAAIQFIILIWYLCFKIPRPDVFIVQNPPSVPTLAAVKLASGLRGAKSIVDWHNFGYTLLGLSHGRSHIIVKIYFWFEKHFGRMADGAFCVTKAMKHELDKKWGINATVLYDQSPEFFHPASLTEKHELFSRLGNSICSAMGNDDCISIEKEVEDRNTTVFTGRVDGEIFLKPNRPALVVSSTSWTPDEDFSILLEAALMYDRRVAATLGEDDSMDEGKLWIDIKNGKQFVYPRLLFIITGKGPDRKKYEEQIKRLKLRRVSFRTMWLASEDYPLLLGSADLGVSLHTSSSGLDLPMKVVDMFGCGLPVCAASFSCIDELVKVNNNGLLFSTSSELADELTMLFKGFPEECDELKSLKVGALNTGSSSKWSTEWERYALPLVNQVIG encoded by the exons GGTGGTATGGAAGTGGACATTGTTGCAAATGGAG GAAGTGACCCACATCTATTATTGAGAGAAAATCCATTGATTCACATCCACGAAATG AAATCAGTGCAGTTAACAGGAATATCAAAGATATCTGGTGCCCTGTCAATGCTACTTAAAGCCGCCATCCagtttatcatattgatttggTACCTTTGTTTCAAGATTCCTCGCCCTGATGTCTTCATTGTTCAG AATCCACCCTCTGTTCCAACATTGGCTGCTGTAAAACTGGCTAGCGGGCTAAGAGGTGCTAAGTCTATTGTGGATTGGCATAACTTTGGATATACACTGCTCGGGTTGTCTCATGGCAGAAGCCATATCATAGTTAAAATCTACTTCTG GTTCGAGAAGCATTTTGGACGGATGGCTGATGGTGCCTTCTGTGTTACAAAAGCAATGAAACATGAGCTTGATAAAAAATGGGGAATCAA TGCAACGGTTCTTTATGATCAATCTCCTGAATTTTTCCATCCTGCTTCATTGACAGAGAAACATGAA TTGTTTAGCAGGTTGGGGAATTCCATTTGTAGTGCTATGGGCAATGATGATTGCATCTCCATTG AGAAAGAAGTGGAAGACAGGAACACTACTGTATTTACAGGCCGGGTCGATGGTGAAATTTTCTTGAAGCCTAACAGACCAGCTCTTGTTGTCAGCAGCACAAGCTG GACACCAGATGAAGATTTCAGCATACTTTTGGAAGCTGCACTTATGTACGATAGACGCGTTGCTGCAACTTTAGGAGAAGATGATTCAATGGATGAGGGGAAACTTTGGATTGATATTAAGAATGGGAAGCAATTTGTCTACCCAAGACTGCTATTCATTATCACTG GTAAAGGACCTGATAGGAAGAAGTATGAGGAGCAAATAAAGAGGTTGAAACTGAGGCGTGTTTCCTTCAGGACCATGTGGCTTGCGTCAGAGGACTACCCTCTTTTGCTTG GATCGGCTGATCTTGGTGTATCATTACATACATCCTCTTCAGGGCTAGACCTACCTATGAAG GTGGTTGATATGTTTGGATGTGGATTACCAGTTTGTGCTGCTTCATTCTCCTG CATTGACGAGCTTGTAAAAGTAAATAATAATGGACTTCTTTTCTCAACATCTTCTGAGCTCGCCGATGAACTTACG ATGCTCTTTAAGGGGTTTCCAGAAGAATGCGATGAGTTGAAATCCCTCAAGGTTGGTGCCTTGAATACTGGGTCATCTTCAAAATGGTCGACAGAATGGGAACGTTATGCACTCCCCTTGGTGAATCAG GTCATAGGTTGA
- the LOC4341323 gene encoding UDP-glycosyltransferase TURAN isoform X2: MRRVRRRWRRSPLRRPSPPLATFSPGGMEVDIVANGGSDPHLLLRENPLIHIHEMKSVQLTGISKISGALSMLLKAAIQFIILIWYLCFKIPRPDVFIVQNPPSVPTLAAVKLASGLRGAKSIVDWHNFGYTLLGLSHGRSHIIVKIYFWFEKHFGRMADGAFCVTKAMKHELDKKWGINATVLYDQSPEFFHPASLTEKHELFSRLGNSICSAMGNDDCISIEKEVEDRNTTVFTGRVDGEIFLKPNRPALVVSSTSWTPDEDFSILLEAALMYDRRVAATLGEDDSMDEGKLWIDIKNGKQFVYPRLLFIITGKGPDRKKYEEQIKRLKLRRVSFRTMWLASEDYPLLLGSADLGVSLHTSSSGLDLPMKVVDMFGCGLPVCAASFSCIDELVKVNNNGLLFSTSSELADELTMLFKGFPEECDELKSLKVGALNTGSSSKWSTEWERYALPLVNQVIG, from the exons GGTGGTATGGAAGTGGACATTGTTGCAAATGGAG GAAGTGACCCACATCTATTATTGAGAGAAAATCCATTGATTCACATCCACGAAATG AAATCAGTGCAGTTAACAGGAATATCAAAGATATCTGGTGCCCTGTCAATGCTACTTAAAGCCGCCATCCagtttatcatattgatttggTACCTTTGTTTCAAGATTCCTCGCCCTGATGTCTTCATTGTTCAG AATCCACCCTCTGTTCCAACATTGGCTGCTGTAAAACTGGCTAGCGGGCTAAGAGGTGCTAAGTCTATTGTGGATTGGCATAACTTTGGATATACACTGCTCGGGTTGTCTCATGGCAGAAGCCATATCATAGTTAAAATCTACTTCTG GTTCGAGAAGCATTTTGGACGGATGGCTGATGGTGCCTTCTGTGTTACAAAAGCAATGAAACATGAGCTTGATAAAAAATGGGGAATCAA TGCAACGGTTCTTTATGATCAATCTCCTGAATTTTTCCATCCTGCTTCATTGACAGAGAAACATGAA TTGTTTAGCAGGTTGGGGAATTCCATTTGTAGTGCTATGGGCAATGATGATTGCATCTCCATTG AGAAAGAAGTGGAAGACAGGAACACTACTGTATTTACAGGCCGGGTCGATGGTGAAATTTTCTTGAAGCCTAACAGACCAGCTCTTGTTGTCAGCAGCACAAGCTG GACACCAGATGAAGATTTCAGCATACTTTTGGAAGCTGCACTTATGTACGATAGACGCGTTGCTGCAACTTTAGGAGAAGATGATTCAATGGATGAGGGGAAACTTTGGATTGATATTAAGAATGGGAAGCAATTTGTCTACCCAAGACTGCTATTCATTATCACTG GTAAAGGACCTGATAGGAAGAAGTATGAGGAGCAAATAAAGAGGTTGAAACTGAGGCGTGTTTCCTTCAGGACCATGTGGCTTGCGTCAGAGGACTACCCTCTTTTGCTTG GATCGGCTGATCTTGGTGTATCATTACATACATCCTCTTCAGGGCTAGACCTACCTATGAAG GTGGTTGATATGTTTGGATGTGGATTACCAGTTTGTGCTGCTTCATTCTCCTG CATTGACGAGCTTGTAAAAGTAAATAATAATGGACTTCTTTTCTCAACATCTTCTGAGCTCGCCGATGAACTTACG ATGCTCTTTAAGGGGTTTCCAGAAGAATGCGATGAGTTGAAATCCCTCAAGGTTGGTGCCTTGAATACTGGGTCATCTTCAAAATGGTCGACAGAATGGGAACGTTATGCACTCCCCTTGGTGAATCAG GTCATAGGTTGA
- the LOC4341323 gene encoding UDP-glycosyltransferase TURAN isoform X4, with amino-acid sequence MLLKAAIQFIILIWYLCFKIPRPDVFIVQNPPSVPTLAAVKLASGLRGAKSIVDWHNFGYTLLGLSHGRSHIIVKIYFWFEKHFGRMADGAFCVTKAMKHELDKKWGINATVLYDQSPEFFHPASLTEKHELFSRLGNSICSAMGNDDCISIEKEVEDRNTTVFTGRVDGEIFLKPNRPALVVSSTSWTPDEDFSILLEAALMYDRRVAATLGEDDSMDEGKLWIDIKNGKQFVYPRLLFIITGKGPDRKKYEEQIKRLKLRRVSFRTMWLASEDYPLLLGSADLGVSLHTSSSGLDLPMKVVDMFGCGLPVCAASFSCIDELVKVNNNGLLFSTSSELADELTMLFKGFPEECDELKSLKVGALNTGSSSKWSTEWERYALPLVNQVIG; translated from the exons ATGCTACTTAAAGCCGCCATCCagtttatcatattgatttggTACCTTTGTTTCAAGATTCCTCGCCCTGATGTCTTCATTGTTCAG AATCCACCCTCTGTTCCAACATTGGCTGCTGTAAAACTGGCTAGCGGGCTAAGAGGTGCTAAGTCTATTGTGGATTGGCATAACTTTGGATATACACTGCTCGGGTTGTCTCATGGCAGAAGCCATATCATAGTTAAAATCTACTTCTG GTTCGAGAAGCATTTTGGACGGATGGCTGATGGTGCCTTCTGTGTTACAAAAGCAATGAAACATGAGCTTGATAAAAAATGGGGAATCAA TGCAACGGTTCTTTATGATCAATCTCCTGAATTTTTCCATCCTGCTTCATTGACAGAGAAACATGAA TTGTTTAGCAGGTTGGGGAATTCCATTTGTAGTGCTATGGGCAATGATGATTGCATCTCCATTG AGAAAGAAGTGGAAGACAGGAACACTACTGTATTTACAGGCCGGGTCGATGGTGAAATTTTCTTGAAGCCTAACAGACCAGCTCTTGTTGTCAGCAGCACAAGCTG GACACCAGATGAAGATTTCAGCATACTTTTGGAAGCTGCACTTATGTACGATAGACGCGTTGCTGCAACTTTAGGAGAAGATGATTCAATGGATGAGGGGAAACTTTGGATTGATATTAAGAATGGGAAGCAATTTGTCTACCCAAGACTGCTATTCATTATCACTG GTAAAGGACCTGATAGGAAGAAGTATGAGGAGCAAATAAAGAGGTTGAAACTGAGGCGTGTTTCCTTCAGGACCATGTGGCTTGCGTCAGAGGACTACCCTCTTTTGCTTG GATCGGCTGATCTTGGTGTATCATTACATACATCCTCTTCAGGGCTAGACCTACCTATGAAG GTGGTTGATATGTTTGGATGTGGATTACCAGTTTGTGCTGCTTCATTCTCCTG CATTGACGAGCTTGTAAAAGTAAATAATAATGGACTTCTTTTCTCAACATCTTCTGAGCTCGCCGATGAACTTACG ATGCTCTTTAAGGGGTTTCCAGAAGAATGCGATGAGTTGAAATCCCTCAAGGTTGGTGCCTTGAATACTGGGTCATCTTCAAAATGGTCGACAGAATGGGAACGTTATGCACTCCCCTTGGTGAATCAG GTCATAGGTTGA
- the LOC4341322 gene encoding cysteine synthase-like yields MAAEVEEGRTGIPSLLSSAVGEETIASNIAQLIGWTPLIEMKNIPKKEGIQTRLIGKMETYQPLFSVKDRTALSMIEDAEEKGLITPGVTTLIEPTSGNLGIGLVLVAIQKGYRFIAVMPARYSPDKQMLLRFLGAELILTDPAGGYKGAMDKVEDLMKIMPNYHCFNQATNPANPEAHFKWTGPEIWKDTAGKVDFFVTAAGTGGTLSGVGRYLKIKNPSINIVCVEPSESAVISGGSPGSHKIQGTGPGFIPKTLDRSIIDEVVTVSSEESMAMARRLAKEEGLLVGISSGANVAACIKIAAREENKGKMIVTMFPSGGERYMSSDLFADVREECANMTF; encoded by the exons ATGGcggctgaggtggaggaggggaggacggGTATCCCGTCTCTGCTCTCCTCCGCCGTGGGGGAGGAGACCATCGCCTCCAACATCGCCCAG CTGATAGGCTGGACGCCACTGATTGAGATGAAGAACATCCCCAAGAAAGAAGGCATCCAAACTCGTTTGATCGGGAAGATGGAAACATACCAACCCCTGTTCTCGGTCAAGGACAGAACTGCTCTCAG taTGATTGAAGATGCAGAGGAGAAAGGCCTCATTACTCCCGGTGTTACGACACTGATTGAACCAACCAGTGGCAATCTTGGTATCGGTTTGGTATTGGTTGCTATTCAGAAAGGCTACAGGTTTATTGCTGTTATGCCCGCTAGATATTCACCTGACAAGCAGATGCTATTGAGGTTTTTGGGTGCTGAACTGATATTAACAG ATCCTGCAGGTGGGTACAAGGGTGCGATGGACAAAGTGGAAGATCTCATGAAGATCATGCCtaattatcattgttttaaTCAAGCAACCAACCCAGCAAATCCAGAGGCACATTTCAAATGGACtg GACCTGAAATTTGGAAGGACACAGCCGGCAAAGTTGATTTCTTTGTAACCGCAGCTGGAACAGGAGGCACATTGTCAGGTGTAGGAAGGTACCTGAAGATCAAAAATCCATCTATAAATATAGTGTGCGTGGAACCTTCAGAAAGTGCTGTAATTTCAG GTGGTTCACCAGGATCACACAAGATTCAAGGCACTGGGCCAGGTTTCATACCGAAAACTTTGGACAGGTCCATCATCGATGAAGTTGTGACCGTAAGCTCAGAGGAATCCATGGCAATGGCAAGAAGGCTTGCAAAGGAAGAGGGGCTTCTTGTTGGCATATCTTCTGGTGCAAATGTAGCTGCTTGCATCAAG ATTGCAGCTAGAGAGGAGAACAAGGGTAAGATGATTGTTACGATGTTCCCGAGTGGTGGTGAAAGATACATGAGCTCTGATCTCTTTGCAGATGTAAGGGAGGAATGTGCTAATATGACCTTCTAA